In a single window of the Gossypium hirsutum isolate 1008001.06 chromosome A13, Gossypium_hirsutum_v2.1, whole genome shotgun sequence genome:
- the LOC107894954 gene encoding dof zinc finger protein DOF2.4 has product MVFTSIPVYLDPPNWQQHSNHQAGPGNSVQHFPPPPLLAPHGAGSIRPGSMADRARLANISVPEVALKCPRCESTNTKFCYFNNYSLTQPRHFCKTCKRYWTLGGALRNVPIGGGCRRNKRSKGSVPKSPVKGDRQTASGSSNTTISSNSFGRSDILGLGVGPQVPTLRFTAPLHLHNECGGGTDIGLNYGSVPASVGRTNDNLSYQKGSGLSGAGAAGTSLLSMTGLDQWRLQQPPQFAFLGASYQVESQGVEPSACGVRPKISSSMATLIASVKMEDNDQQEVRFSRPFLDVPGNDQYWGGTPWTDLSCFTSSSTKNPL; this is encoded by the exons ATGGTTTTTACCTCCATACCAGTTTATCTTGATCCACCCAACTGGCAACAA CATTCAAATCATCAAGCTGGTCCCGGTAATAGCGTCCAACACTTTCCTCCACCACCACTTCTGGCACCACATGGAGCAGGCTCGATCCGGCCTGGTTCTATGGCAGATCGAGCTCGTTTGGCCAACATATCAGTGCCGGAGGTAGCATTAAAGTGCCCAAGATGTGAATCAACTAACACAAAGTTTTGCTACTTCAACAACTACAGCCTTACGCAGCCTCGTCACTTCTGCAAAACTTGTAAAAGGTATTGGACTCTAGGGGGTGCCCTAAGGAATGTTCCTATTGGAGGTGGATGCCGTAGGAATAAAAGGAGCAAAGGAAGTGTACCGAAATCTCCGGTCAAAGGCGACAGGCAAACAGCATCCGGTTCCTCAAATACTACTATTTCTTCTAACAGTTTTGGAAGAAGTGATATTTTAGGTCTTGGAGTTGGACCTCAGGTTCCTACACTTAGGTTCACGGCTCCTTTGCATCTTCATAATGAATGTGGTGGCGGTACGGATATTGGGTTGAATTACGGTTCAGTTCCCGCCTCAGTTGGAAGAACAAATGATAACTTAAGTTATCAAAAAGGAAGTGGTTTAAGTGGGGCTGGAGCCGCTGGTACTTCACTTTTGTCCATGACGGGTTTGGACCAGTGGCGGCTACAACAACCACCGCAATTTGCCTTCCTAGGAGCTTCGTACCAAGTTGAAAGTCAAGGTGTTGAACCATCCGCTTGTGGAGTTCGGCCTAAGATATCGAGCTCAATGGCAACCCTAATAGCTTCAGTGAAAATGGAAGATAATGATCAGCAAGAAGTGAGATTTTCAAGGCCGTTTTTGGATGTTCCAGGAAATGATCAATACTGGGGTGGAACTCCATGGACGGATCTTTCATGTTTCACCTCTTCATCCACTAAAAATCCTTTatag